In Pedobacter heparinus DSM 2366, the following are encoded in one genomic region:
- a CDS encoding glycoside hydrolase family 3 protein encodes MNVKHFFIATLLLITTVLTAQGQTKTYLQTLQEPNHWVDSVFKKLSKRQKIAQLFFVRAHTNFGKAFEDSIGKVIKKERVGGLVFFQGGPGRQAILTNTYQSLARVPLLITSDGEWGLGMRLDSTISYPYQMALGAVQNKDLLYKMGLEVARDYKRIGMHMNLAPDVDVNNNPKNPVINFRSFGENKYNVATKAAAYMKGMQDGGLLVSIKHFPGHGDTDVDSHYDLPQLNFTRARLDSLEIYPFRELIREGAAGVMIAHMNIPALDNTPNMPSTLSKPIVTGLLKEELGFKGIVISDAMGMKGVVKNFKDGEADVMGIIAGNDILELSENSARAIKLVRKAVRADRISMEQIDASVKKILTAKYWAGLNVKQKVDENNVVAGVNRPESLALLQQLADASMTVLTGKDNIKQLSAEKRTVIISVGTPEVTTFQRELGTYYKNSVFYTLDKNASASQIAKVLRELKAFDQLIIGIHDTRLRPGNGMVLSADLKIFIKDMALSNTVFALFANPYNLAALPGLEQSKGLIVAYQKEDFMQKAAASVIKNQLDATGKLPVTVNSFFKYGDGL; translated from the coding sequence ATGAATGTTAAGCATTTTTTTATAGCGACTTTACTTTTAATAACAACAGTACTTACTGCACAAGGCCAAACAAAAACATACTTACAAACACTGCAGGAACCCAACCACTGGGTAGATTCTGTATTTAAAAAACTGAGCAAACGACAAAAAATTGCCCAGCTTTTTTTTGTCAGGGCGCATACCAATTTTGGGAAAGCTTTTGAAGATTCTATAGGTAAAGTAATTAAAAAAGAACGCGTTGGTGGTCTGGTATTTTTCCAGGGTGGTCCGGGCAGGCAAGCCATTTTAACCAATACCTATCAGTCACTGGCCAGGGTACCTTTATTGATTACTTCTGATGGGGAGTGGGGATTGGGCATGCGTTTAGACAGTACCATTTCTTATCCTTACCAGATGGCGTTAGGAGCAGTACAGAATAAAGACCTGCTGTATAAAATGGGCCTTGAAGTTGCCAGAGATTATAAAAGAATTGGTATGCACATGAACTTGGCACCTGATGTAGACGTAAATAATAACCCTAAAAATCCAGTGATCAATTTCCGTTCTTTTGGCGAAAACAAATACAATGTAGCTACAAAAGCGGCTGCGTATATGAAGGGCATGCAGGATGGCGGCCTATTGGTGAGTATTAAACATTTTCCAGGACATGGAGATACGGATGTAGATTCGCACTACGACCTGCCCCAGCTAAATTTTACCCGGGCACGTCTGGATAGCCTGGAGATCTATCCCTTCAGAGAACTGATCCGGGAAGGTGCTGCAGGTGTAATGATTGCACACATGAACATTCCGGCATTGGACAATACCCCAAATATGCCTTCTACTTTATCTAAACCAATTGTAACCGGATTGCTTAAAGAAGAACTTGGGTTTAAAGGAATTGTGATCTCGGATGCGATGGGTATGAAAGGGGTGGTAAAAAATTTTAAAGATGGCGAAGCTGATGTAATGGGCATTATTGCCGGCAACGATATTTTAGAGTTGTCTGAAAACAGTGCAAGAGCCATAAAACTGGTACGTAAGGCCGTAAGAGCAGACAGGATCAGTATGGAACAGATCGACGCAAGTGTAAAAAAAATCCTTACAGCTAAATATTGGGCAGGTTTAAATGTTAAACAGAAAGTTGATGAAAATAATGTCGTAGCCGGGGTGAACAGACCAGAAAGCCTGGCATTGCTGCAACAGCTGGCCGATGCTTCTATGACAGTTTTAACGGGTAAAGACAATATCAAACAGCTAAGTGCAGAGAAAAGGACAGTTATCATTAGCGTCGGTACACCAGAGGTTACCACCTTTCAGCGCGAACTGGGTACTTATTATAAAAATTCGGTTTTTTATACGCTGGATAAAAATGCATCAGCCAGCCAGATTGCAAAGGTGCTGCGCGAGCTGAAAGCGTTTGACCAGCTGATAATAGGTATCCATGATACGCGTTTACGTCCGGGTAATGGCATGGTGTTGAGCGCCGACCTGAAAATATTTATTAAGGATATGGCCTTGAGCAACACTGTATTTGCTTTATTTGCCAATCCCTATAATTTGGCCGCCTTACCTGGTTTAGAGCAAAGCAAGGGCCTTATAGTTGCCTATCAGAAAGAAGACTTTATGCAGAAGGCTGCAGCTTCAGTAATTAAAAATCAGCTGGATGCTACCGGAAAACTGCCGGTTACAGTAAACTCCTTTTTTAAATACGGCGACGGATTGTAA
- a CDS encoding UvrD-helicase domain-containing protein gives MPQQPLKILQASAGSGKTFSLTAHYLTLLLSGENKYREILAVTFTNKATEEMKSRILDVLQGFATGDEKFNSYRNIVLNANPTLNADQLKEKADQIYRKILHDYSRFSVSTIDGFVQKVIRGFAFELGLDAGYSLEMNYDKVKDDLVAKLDEALDHNRQLLQWIIDLAIERINDNKSWNYKTELYNLIGEIFKERFQVFEEAIEAFGDDGIDELFKQYISITKAATKSFEEELTNLAIQAQEVFNRFGVEKEHLNKKSVSPLAKIPLVINGDFSKIESLFNYIDEPEIWFQKNTSLDEVYQLLNPILKNIKDYYLTHLPNYTLAIAFSKNLYYLRLMQEVASLLKVYRQENDNLLISDAQKLITGITDDAGDNPSFIWEKVGTRYRNFLFDEFQDTSTSQWNSFRSLLANAIATPTEEFIDHLIVGDTKQSIYRWRNGDWNILHRQAKFDIGAGRVLEESLEENYRSAEHIITFNNYIYKKIPDLLQEELNQGLDGKPEELKNWWQEQHFDRVITDIYSTSTQQFAPNTAIGGTIKLRKIGKEDAPEELRFTETIFRDISLNEIIVEIGGLKSEQGYVARDIAILVRSNTEAVTTVKKLMDQGIDVISGEALLIANNLAVQLIVDTMKALIGLDAETALYKANCIALYNSLRNVSADANHYLNLNHTSFSSLSAVLPASLCASWQSWMQLPLPELVEILMESYGLSRMEAHLPYLLAFRDLAGNATRLGEKGIVAFLNWWDEEGIKKSLPSPESADAIQVITIHKSKGLAFRAVFIPFCNWEIKGKANSIFWVSAEETAFKALRGIPLKYNESLGNSAVAKAYYEELLYNHMDALNMLYVATTRARDYLYIATMAKKDPARLGTIGDVLNKTFENDFDENNTYEIIDEVPAKEAPKKKVKEIELDHYPTTSRLAELYVAEQEQHAKHMLNIQKSGRRGSLLHDVLANVANTEEVDNYLEGLALEGLILEKEKAELRNSVLEVLNHADLQAILNKATQSITEKSIIDAEGKMHRPDRVLISADEVIILDYKFTLQESKEHITQVLNYKTLFTGMGYSKVSGYLFYAVTKQLKSI, from the coding sequence ATGCCTCAACAGCCATTAAAAATATTACAAGCATCTGCGGGATCGGGTAAAACGTTCAGTTTAACAGCCCATTACTTAACCCTGCTTTTATCAGGTGAAAACAAATACCGTGAAATTCTGGCGGTAACTTTTACCAATAAGGCTACCGAAGAGATGAAAAGCCGGATACTGGATGTATTGCAGGGCTTTGCTACCGGGGATGAAAAATTTAACAGTTACCGCAATATTGTCCTGAATGCAAATCCGACATTAAACGCAGATCAGTTAAAAGAAAAAGCAGATCAGATTTACCGTAAAATCCTGCACGATTACAGTCGCTTTTCAGTAAGTACCATTGATGGTTTTGTGCAGAAAGTGATCCGTGGTTTTGCGTTTGAGCTGGGACTGGATGCCGGTTACAGTCTGGAAATGAACTATGATAAAGTGAAAGATGACCTGGTAGCTAAGCTGGACGAAGCCCTGGATCATAACAGGCAACTGTTACAGTGGATCATTGACCTTGCTATTGAGCGGATTAATGACAACAAAAGCTGGAACTATAAAACAGAGCTCTACAACCTGATCGGGGAAATATTCAAGGAACGTTTCCAGGTTTTTGAAGAGGCTATTGAAGCATTTGGCGACGATGGCATTGACGAGCTGTTTAAGCAGTATATCAGCATCACCAAAGCCGCCACCAAAAGTTTTGAAGAAGAGCTTACCAATCTGGCCATACAGGCGCAGGAGGTATTTAACCGGTTTGGCGTAGAAAAAGAGCATCTCAATAAGAAATCGGTCAGTCCGCTGGCTAAGATCCCTTTGGTCATTAACGGTGATTTTTCCAAAATAGAATCCCTGTTCAACTATATAGATGAACCGGAGATCTGGTTTCAAAAAAACACCAGTCTGGACGAAGTTTACCAGTTGCTGAACCCTATATTAAAAAACATAAAGGATTATTATTTAACCCATTTGCCCAATTATACCCTGGCCATTGCTTTTAGTAAAAATCTATATTATCTGAGGCTGATGCAGGAAGTAGCGTCCCTTTTAAAAGTTTACCGGCAGGAGAATGACAATTTGCTGATCAGTGATGCACAAAAGCTGATTACAGGAATTACAGATGATGCAGGAGATAACCCCTCTTTTATCTGGGAAAAGGTAGGTACCCGGTACCGGAATTTTTTATTCGATGAATTTCAGGATACTTCAACAAGTCAGTGGAACAGTTTCCGCTCATTACTCGCCAATGCTATTGCTACGCCAACTGAAGAATTTATTGACCATTTAATTGTTGGGGATACCAAGCAGTCAATTTACAGATGGCGTAATGGCGACTGGAACATTTTGCACCGGCAGGCGAAGTTTGACATTGGTGCCGGTCGCGTGCTGGAAGAAAGTCTGGAAGAGAATTACCGGAGTGCCGAGCATATCATTACTTTCAACAATTACATTTATAAAAAGATCCCGGATTTGCTTCAGGAGGAGTTGAACCAGGGTTTGGATGGAAAGCCGGAAGAGCTGAAGAACTGGTGGCAGGAGCAGCATTTTGATCGGGTCATTACTGATATATACAGTACCTCTACGCAGCAGTTTGCCCCTAACACCGCTATCGGCGGAACAATAAAACTCAGAAAAATCGGAAAAGAGGATGCCCCTGAAGAACTGCGTTTTACCGAAACCATATTCAGGGATATCTCGCTTAACGAAATCATTGTAGAAATTGGCGGGTTAAAGTCGGAACAGGGGTATGTGGCAAGAGATATCGCCATACTTGTCCGGTCAAATACTGAAGCCGTTACTACGGTTAAAAAACTGATGGATCAGGGTATTGATGTTATTTCAGGAGAAGCCTTACTGATTGCCAACAACCTGGCAGTTCAGCTCATTGTTGATACAATGAAAGCATTAATTGGCCTGGATGCAGAAACAGCCTTGTATAAGGCCAATTGTATCGCCTTGTACAATTCATTAAGGAATGTAAGTGCCGATGCCAATCATTATCTTAACCTTAACCATACCTCATTTAGTAGCTTAAGCGCAGTATTGCCGGCGTCTTTATGTGCAAGCTGGCAAAGCTGGATGCAGCTGCCATTGCCAGAACTTGTTGAAATTCTGATGGAGAGCTATGGACTGAGCCGTATGGAAGCACATCTTCCCTATCTGCTGGCTTTCCGTGACCTCGCGGGTAATGCCACAAGGCTTGGAGAAAAGGGAATTGTCGCCTTTTTAAACTGGTGGGATGAAGAAGGGATAAAAAAATCCCTGCCCTCTCCGGAAAGTGCAGATGCCATACAAGTGATTACCATACATAAATCTAAGGGGCTTGCTTTCAGAGCCGTTTTTATTCCTTTTTGTAACTGGGAAATTAAAGGAAAGGCGAATTCCATATTTTGGGTTTCAGCAGAAGAAACGGCATTTAAAGCCTTGCGGGGCATACCTTTAAAATACAATGAATCACTTGGTAACTCAGCGGTGGCAAAAGCCTATTATGAAGAGCTGTTGTATAACCATATGGATGCTTTAAACATGCTTTATGTAGCTACTACGCGGGCACGTGATTATTTGTATATCGCCACCATGGCTAAAAAGGACCCGGCCAGGCTCGGCACGATAGGTGATGTACTGAACAAGACTTTTGAAAATGATTTTGATGAAAACAACACTTATGAAATTATTGACGAAGTGCCGGCAAAAGAAGCACCGAAGAAAAAGGTAAAAGAAATAGAACTTGACCATTATCCAACCACCAGCCGGCTGGCAGAACTGTATGTTGCGGAGCAGGAACAGCATGCAAAACATATGCTGAATATTCAGAAATCAGGCAGGAGAGGCTCATTGCTGCACGATGTGCTGGCAAATGTGGCGAATACAGAAGAAGTAGATAACTACCTTGAAGGCCTGGCGCTGGAAGGCCTGATCCTGGAGAAAGAAAAAGCCGAACTCCGCAATTCGGTGCTGGAGGTTTTGAATCATGCCGACCTGCAGGCCATATTGAATAAAGCAACCCAAAGCATTACAGAAAAGAGCATCATAGATGCAGAAGGGAAAATGCACCGTCCTGATCGTGTGTTGATCAGTGCTGATGAAGTGATTATTCTGGACTATAAGTTTACCCTGCAGGAGTCGAAAGAACACATCACGCAGGTATTGAATTATAAAACCCTGTTTACCGGAATGGGATACAGCAAGGTAAGTGGTTATTTGTTTTATGCCGTAACCAAACAACTTAAATCTATTTAG
- a CDS encoding tRNA threonylcarbamoyladenosine dehydratase yields the protein MSDLNWLSRSALLVGNEGIDILQQKHVLVVGLGGVGSFAAEFMCRSGIGELTIVDGDVVDPSNRNRQLPALSTNHGLSKADIMKERLLAINPDLKLHVVRDFLTPEKCRVLMDQHFDYLMDCIDSITPKVTLLSKALEKDMPIVSSMGAGGKLDPTQLRVTWLPDTYQCVFAQYVRKRLKKLVNYDKVKAVFSTEAVAKSSLVMTDGSNFKRSAYGTISYLPAAFGGVCASVAIRDLLKQPITMAERPPRIASKKKKKV from the coding sequence ATGTCTGATTTAAACTGGTTGTCGCGCTCAGCTTTGCTGGTCGGAAATGAAGGAATTGATATTTTGCAGCAAAAGCACGTGCTGGTAGTGGGCCTTGGTGGGGTAGGCTCTTTTGCTGCAGAGTTTATGTGCCGGTCGGGTATAGGTGAGCTTACGATTGTTGATGGAGATGTGGTTGATCCGAGCAACAGAAACAGGCAATTGCCTGCCCTGTCTACGAACCATGGGCTAAGCAAGGCTGATATCATGAAAGAACGTTTACTGGCCATCAATCCGGATCTGAAACTGCATGTCGTAAGAGATTTTTTAACCCCTGAAAAATGCCGGGTGCTGATGGATCAGCACTTTGATTACCTGATGGATTGCATAGATAGCATTACCCCAAAAGTTACCCTGCTGTCCAAAGCACTGGAAAAAGATATGCCCATTGTAAGTTCGATGGGTGCGGGTGGAAAACTAGACCCTACCCAGCTAAGGGTAACCTGGCTGCCAGATACCTATCAATGTGTTTTTGCCCAGTATGTACGGAAAAGACTGAAAAAACTGGTCAATTATGATAAGGTGAAAGCTGTCTTTTCTACCGAGGCCGTTGCCAAAAGTTCGCTGGTGATGACAGATGGCAGCAATTTCAAGCGTTCTGCGTATGGTACCATATCTTACCTGCCCGCTGCTTTTGGTGGGGTTTGTGCTTCAGTTGCGATCAGGGATTTGTTGAAACAGCCCATAACCATGGCAGAACGGCCACCAAGAATTGCTTCAAAAAAGAAGAAGAAGGTTTGA
- a CDS encoding porin family protein — translation MKRLFIIALGITAGSLAFRADAQTSQRAANDKMRFGIKAGANLMKMGKVQFGDQLYSTDYRVGFQAGIYADLPMGGNFAFMPEATFTQKGGKLKETVSGNTGEFDSKVSYIDIPVLIGYKASPELTVFAGPQVSFLLDQKSTIKSNGNEIVSSSSKENFEKSIAGAAIGLGYAITPNINVNGRYTMDFQRAFKENVNQDKVKNSGFALSLGYTF, via the coding sequence ATGAAACGATTATTCATTATAGCACTGGGTATAACCGCAGGAAGTTTAGCTTTCAGGGCAGATGCCCAAACCTCACAAAGGGCAGCAAATGACAAGATGAGATTTGGTATTAAGGCAGGTGCCAACCTGATGAAAATGGGTAAGGTACAATTTGGAGACCAACTGTATTCAACAGATTACCGGGTAGGGTTCCAGGCAGGTATCTACGCTGATTTGCCGATGGGCGGAAATTTTGCTTTTATGCCAGAAGCAACCTTTACACAAAAAGGTGGCAAACTAAAAGAAACAGTTTCAGGTAATACCGGAGAATTTGACAGTAAGGTATCTTATATTGATATTCCCGTACTGATCGGTTATAAGGCCAGCCCCGAATTAACTGTTTTTGCAGGACCCCAGGTTTCTTTTTTACTGGACCAGAAATCAACCATCAAATCCAATGGCAATGAAATTGTGTCCAGCAGCAGCAAGGAAAACTTTGAAAAATCTATTGCCGGAGCTGCCATAGGGCTTGGTTATGCCATTACACCTAACATCAACGTAAATGGCAGGTACACGATGGACTTCCAAAGAGCATTTAAAGAGAATGTAAATCAGGATAAAGTTAAAAACAGTGGTTTTGCCTTATCGCTTGGTTATACATTTTAA
- a CDS encoding TatD family hydrolase: protein MQFLDIHTHDESRDAGVESILSLSVTGYIPQIPLNGRFVSIGLHPWFATLEHLDADYNRLATLAKNPEVKLIGECGLDRLKGEKLENQLIILKKQMKLAEELGKPVILHCVRCFDELMALKKELKPTVPLIVHGFNKSEELGRQLMDKGFYLSVGKAILKPHSGAAALLKQTDVFFLETDDAGYGIEEIYRTAANLKNTTVEALKALIFASWKKIKLI, encoded by the coding sequence TTGCAGTTTTTAGATATCCATACGCATGATGAAAGCAGGGATGCCGGAGTTGAAAGTATCCTGAGTCTTTCTGTGACTGGGTATATCCCGCAAATACCGCTTAATGGCCGTTTCGTTTCAATAGGATTGCATCCCTGGTTTGCTACATTGGAGCACCTGGATGCTGATTATAACAGGCTTGCCACACTGGCAAAAAATCCCGAGGTTAAACTGATCGGCGAATGTGGCTTGGACCGGTTAAAAGGGGAAAAGCTGGAAAACCAGCTGATCATTTTAAAAAAACAGATGAAGCTGGCAGAAGAGCTTGGTAAACCGGTAATTTTGCATTGTGTAAGGTGTTTTGACGAATTGATGGCGCTGAAAAAAGAGTTGAAACCGACCGTTCCACTTATTGTTCATGGGTTTAATAAAAGTGAGGAGTTGGGCAGGCAACTGATGGACAAAGGGTTTTACCTTTCTGTCGGTAAAGCCATTTTGAAGCCCCATTCGGGTGCCGCGGCCCTGCTTAAACAAACTGATGTTTTCTTTTTGGAAACGGATGATGCAGGTTATGGAATTGAAGAAATTTACAGGACAGCAGCAAATTTAAAAAACACTACTGTAGAAGCGCTAAAAGCACTTATTTTTGCCAGCTGGAAAAAAATAAAGCTTATTTAG
- a CDS encoding porin family protein, whose amino-acid sequence MKKVIILAIGLFAATAASAQIKLGVKAGLNVPNIIKGDGNNDFKTKVNPGFNAGVTLDIPLITGLAFTPELLYSTKGYKAETVFGDFTQTTSFIDIPILASINLGGSGLNLVAGPQVSFLMSTKNKFESGFGSTEQQIIEDKSDRFKKSLVGGLIGFRYDINEKFDIHGRYALDFQKNNEDGSRETPEYKNQVFSVGLGIKF is encoded by the coding sequence ATGAAAAAAGTAATTATTTTGGCCATTGGCCTATTTGCAGCAACTGCTGCCAGCGCACAGATCAAATTGGGTGTTAAAGCAGGATTAAATGTTCCAAACATCATTAAAGGTGATGGCAATAACGATTTCAAAACAAAAGTAAATCCAGGGTTTAATGCAGGTGTAACTTTAGATATCCCTTTAATCACTGGTCTTGCCTTTACTCCTGAACTGCTTTATTCTACCAAGGGATATAAAGCGGAAACGGTGTTTGGCGACTTTACACAAACCACCAGTTTTATCGACATTCCGATTCTGGCCAGCATTAACCTGGGTGGCAGCGGATTAAACCTTGTAGCAGGGCCGCAGGTATCGTTTTTAATGTCGACAAAGAACAAATTTGAAAGCGGTTTTGGGTCTACTGAGCAACAGATTATCGAAGATAAATCAGACCGTTTCAAAAAAAGCCTGGTTGGTGGTTTAATCGGTTTCAGGTATGACATCAACGAGAAATTCGACATCCATGGCCGTTATGCACTGGACTTCCAGAAAAACAATGAAGATGGAAGCAGAGAAACCCCTGAATATAAAAACCAGGTGTTCTCTGTAGGGCTTGGAATAAAATTTTAA
- a CDS encoding PD-(D/E)XK nuclease family protein — MKPFLQEVAADLVARFGDGLQHCAIIFNNKRPAAYLQKHLADLIKKPFFSPSFFTVQEFFAKWTNYRIADFYIQFFTLHKIYNQLLKEEGMESISGNKFFPLAKIILADFAQIDIDLVDADKIYRDLEDISVINKDFDYLSPEQYQYLSQFWTSYSEGKHKRQQELFIKMWRRMPKLYHQFHTALKEQGFVTNGAVYRGLAEGNAGEQNFIKGFDKGKIIFAGFNALSNAEAKVFVNLQKAGKALFYFDADSYYLDDPLQEAGLFLRKNIYQLGIKNVFENNPSLIRTEKHCVDVYSVQGQTAQAKILNNILKEDYANEAESQSVVVVLADESLLIPTLQTIPTNHNGRELELNVTMGFALAASGVYGLIDLWSGCQLEIQQTGRLSYKNVEAFLTHPLTGLRQAMRDKINTALLAEKEIEVPYTRLVNQKGLFEVFFKKLLHAGEVMEQLLEVMNFVLARLSHAGNLKKIDAELFAKAIQELNRLYDTFGKHVDHEEIPFIISLVQKAVMGLAVPLSGDPLKGIQVMGLLETRNLNFDKVVMLGFNEGIVPKSSVGNSFIPDSIRRVYGLPVLENQDAISAYMVYRLIQRASDVSFVYNSLTDDATSGEPSRILKQLAYESGFEFNYHTLDLNVRTEPLKEITIKKEGNEAIQQGLQRYLNKQKTLSPSALTQYILNPIDFFFNYIAGIKEPKEISAVVEANEVGSILHKVMEYFYKDCIRQEITLPLLKEKRKKIPALTQKAFAAVIFNNPEKQAEFKGMQKVILAIVEAYVNIIVSQDERQTPFMIESLEQWVEADISFPLGGRAASIRIGGIIDRVDLKDGITRIIDYKTGSDKLNYKDIPELFNTDGKHINKALIQTLLYTYIYEQFSGKTAVEPNLYVVKTMSQEGVWFKSGRQSLSGSYLEEVKPEFLSALKEKLTELFEAPYFKSSIIEDNYKYSIYKTLFGK; from the coding sequence ATGAAGCCATTTTTACAGGAGGTAGCAGCAGATCTGGTCGCAAGGTTTGGCGATGGCTTACAACATTGTGCAATTATTTTTAACAACAAAAGACCGGCAGCCTATTTACAGAAACACCTGGCCGACCTGATAAAAAAGCCTTTTTTTAGTCCCTCTTTTTTTACGGTTCAGGAGTTTTTTGCTAAATGGACCAATTACAGGATAGCCGATTTTTACATACAGTTTTTTACGTTGCATAAAATTTATAACCAGCTGCTCAAAGAAGAGGGGATGGAAAGCATTTCGGGGAATAAATTTTTTCCGCTGGCAAAAATTATATTGGCTGATTTTGCACAGATAGATATAGATCTGGTTGATGCGGATAAAATTTACCGGGACCTGGAAGACATATCTGTCATCAATAAAGATTTCGATTATTTAAGCCCTGAACAATATCAATATCTGTCGCAGTTCTGGACTTCCTATTCTGAAGGGAAACACAAAAGACAGCAGGAACTTTTTATAAAAATGTGGCGCAGAATGCCTAAACTTTATCATCAGTTTCATACTGCATTAAAGGAACAGGGTTTTGTAACCAATGGCGCAGTTTACAGGGGGCTGGCCGAAGGTAATGCCGGAGAACAAAATTTTATAAAGGGATTTGATAAGGGTAAAATCATTTTTGCTGGCTTTAATGCACTTAGTAACGCAGAGGCTAAGGTTTTTGTGAACTTACAGAAAGCCGGCAAAGCGTTGTTCTATTTTGATGCAGATAGCTATTACCTGGATGATCCGTTACAGGAAGCCGGGCTGTTTTTACGAAAAAATATTTATCAGCTGGGAATTAAAAACGTTTTTGAAAATAACCCCAGTTTAATCCGTACCGAAAAACACTGCGTTGACGTGTATAGTGTACAGGGGCAGACTGCACAAGCGAAGATTTTGAACAATATTTTAAAAGAGGACTATGCAAATGAGGCAGAAAGCCAGTCTGTTGTTGTGGTTTTGGCCGATGAGAGCCTGCTGATCCCTACTTTGCAAACCATACCAACAAACCATAATGGCCGGGAGCTGGAACTGAATGTCACTATGGGTTTTGCATTGGCGGCTTCAGGTGTATATGGGCTTATAGATCTCTGGTCGGGCTGTCAGCTGGAAATTCAGCAGACGGGGCGGTTGTCCTATAAGAATGTTGAGGCTTTCCTGACCCACCCTTTAACGGGGCTGAGACAAGCGATGCGGGATAAGATCAATACCGCGTTGCTGGCAGAAAAGGAAATAGAAGTGCCTTATACAAGATTGGTTAATCAGAAAGGACTTTTTGAGGTTTTCTTTAAAAAGCTGTTGCATGCCGGCGAAGTGATGGAACAGTTGCTCGAAGTGATGAATTTTGTACTCGCAAGGCTGTCCCATGCGGGTAATTTAAAAAAAATAGATGCTGAATTATTTGCAAAGGCCATTCAGGAGCTTAACAGGTTATACGATACTTTTGGTAAGCATGTTGACCATGAAGAAATCCCATTCATTATCTCATTGGTGCAGAAAGCAGTTATGGGGCTGGCAGTGCCGCTTTCCGGCGATCCTTTAAAAGGTATACAGGTAATGGGTTTACTGGAAACAAGAAATCTGAATTTTGACAAGGTAGTGATGCTGGGTTTCAATGAAGGGATTGTCCCCAAATCCTCAGTCGGGAATAGTTTTATTCCGGATAGCATCCGGCGTGTTTACGGCCTTCCTGTGCTGGAAAATCAGGATGCCATTTCTGCTTATATGGTTTACAGGCTTATTCAGCGTGCATCTGATGTAAGTTTTGTTTACAATAGTCTTACTGATGATGCTACATCCGGTGAACCCAGCAGAATTTTAAAACAGCTGGCCTACGAAAGTGGATTTGAGTTTAATTACCATACGCTGGATTTAAATGTAAGAACAGAGCCCCTTAAAGAAATCACAATTAAAAAAGAGGGCAATGAAGCCATACAACAAGGTTTGCAGCGATACCTCAACAAGCAAAAGACGCTTTCGCCGTCGGCGCTAACCCAGTATATCCTCAATCCAATCGATTTCTTTTTCAATTATATCGCAGGTATTAAGGAACCCAAGGAGATCAGTGCGGTTGTAGAGGCCAATGAAGTAGGGTCTATTTTGCACAAGGTGATGGAATATTTTTACAAAGATTGTATCCGTCAGGAAATCACATTGCCTTTGCTAAAGGAAAAGCGTAAAAAAATTCCGGCACTGACACAGAAAGCTTTTGCTGCAGTTATATTTAACAATCCTGAAAAACAAGCAGAATTTAAGGGGATGCAGAAAGTGATCCTTGCGATTGTTGAGGCTTATGTAAATATTATCGTAAGCCAGGATGAGCGCCAGACCCCCTTTATGATTGAAAGCCTTGAGCAGTGGGTGGAGGCAGATATCAGTTTCCCGCTTGGAGGAAGGGCAGCCAGCATCAGGATAGGGGGCATTATAGACAGGGTAGATCTAAAGGACGGTATTACAAGGATCATAGATTATAAAACCGGGAGCGACAAGCTGAATTATAAAGACATTCCTGAATTGTTTAATACGGATGGGAAACACATCAATAAGGCGCTGATCCAGACCTTGCTTTATACCTATATTTACGAGCAGTTTTCTGGTAAAACCGCAGTTGAGCCAAATTTATATGTGGTTAAAACCATGAGCCAGGAGGGGGTATGGTTTAAGTCGGGCAGGCAAAGCCTGTCTGGTTCTTACCTGGAAGAAGTGAAGCCAGAGTTCTTATCGGCCCTAAAAGAAAAGCTGACAGAATTATTTGAGGCTCCCTATTTTAAATCTTCCATTATTGAGGACAATTATAAATACTCCATTTATAAAACATTATTTGGTAAGTAG